One part of the Quercus lobata isolate SW786 chromosome 7, ValleyOak3.0 Primary Assembly, whole genome shotgun sequence genome encodes these proteins:
- the LOC115951975 gene encoding protein NRT1/ PTR FAMILY 5.5-like → MASFVRITVLLWANMLTAWALFVMTPYLINVWKLNITRAAAIVNVFSGVATIMPIGMAFLVDAFMGDYWMLLLSSIAYSFGLSFLAMSTPHVLPDAARNCDANKPGCIGDAQKVLFYTALALIAIGIAGHITSFESFLKQQMEENQKPRKVVAVVSVIIFPIVGCIALPYIKPWSVRFGIPAICTVVATFLFTTGSRSYKPSGPQPQGSPLTTVCRVFVASASKMFRHQLQNDNQVPHPRSLRCLDKAAITVHPQNRWTFCSLAEVEDTKKVIRMIPMWMTFIMCGVVISIGNTYFLEQANDMNRKVGNLKVPLPIFKCFYDLSKDKFLELYVKVTEKLKIQGRHVPPFGIFVAMLFSILCCITAAGVETRRLDMIRRHRLLDKLNDSNEKIPMSMFWLLPQFLLLGAVEGMSNFSIDQFFTNQAPASMSRYLKLFRHGVIGAGTVGSVLSVYVVGKFSERGGRTNWFQDTLNKSRLDNYYWTLTVLICINLFLYILVALLYTFKDPPNKDIGKATKNEEPTQP, encoded by the exons ATGGCATCCTTTGTCAGAATAACAG TTCTGTTATGGGCCAACATGCTAACAGCTTGGGCCTTGTTTGTGATGACGCCATACTTGATAAATGTCTGGAAGCTTAACATTACCCGCGCTGCTGCAATTGTTAATGTGTTTTCTGGTGTTGCGACCATAATGCCTATAGGCATGGCCTTCCTTGTTGATGCTTTCATGGGTGACTATTGGATGCTCTTGCTCTCCAGTATTGCTTATAGCTTT GGATTAAGCTTCTTGGCAATGTCAACACCACATGTTCTTCCTGATGCTGCAAGGAACTGTGATGCAAACAAGCCAGGTTGCATTGGTGATGCCCAAAAGGTTCTCTTCTATACAGCATTAGCACTCATAGCTATTGGGATAGCTGGTCATATCACATCCTTCGAGTCTTTCCTGAAACAACAAATGGAGGAGAACCAAAAGCCTAGGAAAGTGGTAGCTGTTGTTAGTGTGATTATTTTCCCAATTGTTGGATGTATTGCACTTCCATATATAAAGCCATGGTCTGTCCGATTTGGAATACCAGCAATATGCACTGTAGTAGCAACTTTTCTATTCACAACTGGCTCACGTTCATACAAACCATCTGGACCGCAGCCACAGGGGAGTCCTCTTACAACTGTATGTAGAGTCTTTGTAGCCTCTGCTTCCAAGATGTTTCGTCATCAACTACAAAATGATAATCAGGTGCCTCACCCCCGGAGTCtcag GTGCCTTGACAAGGCTGCCATTACAGTCCATCCCCAAAATAGATGGACATTTTGCAGCTTAGCAGAGGTGGAGGATACAAAAAAAGTTATACGCATGATACCCATGTGGATGACCTTCATCATGTGTGGGGTTGTGATTTCCATAGGAAACACTTATTTTTTAGAGCAAGCAAATGATATGAATCGCAAGGTTGGAAATTTGAAGGTCCCTCTTCCCATATTTAAATGTTTCTATGACCTTTCAAAAGACAAGTTCCTTGAACTGTATGTCAAAGTAACTGAAAAATTAAAGATTCAAGGAAGACATGTACCCCCCTTTGGAATCTTTGTAGCAATGCTGTTTTCTATATTATGTTGTATCACAGCTGCAGGAGTGGAAACCAGGAGGCTTGACATGATTAGAAGGCACAGGTTACTTGACAAACTTAATGACAGTAATGAGAAAATCCCAATGAGCATGTTCTGGCTTCTTCCACAGTTTCTCCTTCTTGGTGCCGTTGAAGGAATGTCTAACTTCAGCATTGATCAATTCTTCACTAATCAAGCTCCTGCCTCAATGAGCCGCTACTTGAAACTTTTCCGCCACGGTGTAATTGGAGCAGGAACTGTAGGTAGTGTCCTTTCGGTTTATGTTGTGGGTAAATTCAGTGAAAGGGGAGGAAGAACAAATTGGTTTCAGGACACACTGAATAAAAGTCGATTAGATAACTACTATTGGACACTGACAGTGTTGATTTgtataaatctttttttgtaCATCTTGGTGGCATTGCTGTACACCTTTAAAGACCCACCAAATAAAGACATCGGTAAAGCAACAAAGAATGAAGAACCTACGCAACCTTAG
- the LOC115953287 gene encoding protein NRT1/ PTR FAMILY 5.5-like has translation MVSAYAVWVMMTYLTNVWRLDLTHAAAIVNVFTGAATIMPIGMAFLVDAFMGDYWMLLLSSLAYSFGMSFLAMSTPPVLF, from the exons ATGGTATCAGCTTATGCTGTGTGGGTGATGATGACATACTTAACAAATGTCTGGAGGCTTGACTTAACCCATGCTGCTGCAATTGTGAATGTGTTTACTGGTGCTGCCACAATAATGCCTATAGGCATGGCCTTCCTTGTTGATGCTTTCATGGGTGACTATTGGATGCTCTTGCTCTCTAGTCTTGCTTATAGCTTT GGGATGAGCTTCTTGGCAATGTCTACACCACCTGTCCTTTTCTAA
- the LOC115954251 gene encoding 26S proteasome non-ATPase regulatory subunit 7 homolog A-like: MDVIKSQQISSKPIEKVIVHPLVLLSIVDNYNRVAKDTRRRVVGVLLGSTFKGTVDVTNSYAVPFEEDDKDPSIWFLDHNYHEAMFSMFKRINAKEHVVGWYSTGPKLRENDLDIHRLFHNYVPNPVLVIIDVQPKELGIPTKAYYDVEEVKENATQKSQKVFVHVPSEIAAHEVEEIGVEHLLRDVKDTTISTLANEVSGKLTALKGLDARLREIRGYLDLVIDGKLPLNHEILYHLQDVFNLLPNLNVNELIKAFAVKTNDMMLVIYLSSLIRSVIALHNLINNKMLNKEHEKAEDAKPATVPPASGN; this comes from the exons atggATGTGATAAAGTCACAGCAAATATCGTCGAAACCAATCGAGAAGGTGATCGTTCACCCATTGGTTCTCCTCAGCATCGTCGACAACTACAACCGAGTCGCCAAGGACACTCGCCGCCGAGTCGTCGGCGTTCTACTCGGCAGCACCTTCAAAGGCACCGTTGATGTCACCAACAGCTATGCAG TGCCCTTTGAAGAAGACGATAAGGATCCAAGCATATGGTTTCTTGACCACAATTACCATGAAGCGATGTTTTCTATGTTCAAGAGAATCAACg CCAAGGAGCACGTGGTAGGTTGGTATAGTACAGGCCCGAAGCTACGGGAGAATGATCTTGATATTCACAGATTATTCCACAA CTATGTCCCAAATCCTGTCTTGGTCATTATTGATGTCCAGCCCAAAGAGCTGGGGATACCCACTAAGGCTTACTATGATGTTGAAGAAGTCAAAGAG AATGCTACACAAAAGAGCCAGAAGGTTTTTGTCCATGTGCCTTCAGAAATTGCGGCTCATGAGGTTGAGGAAATTG GAGTGGAACACTTGCTAAGGGATGTGAAGGATACAACCATTAGTACACTTGCCAatgag GTTTCCGGAAAACTCACAGCTTTAAAGGGTTTGGATGCGCGACTACGAGAGATACGTGGTTACCTTGATCTTGTCATTGATGGGAAGCTTCCTTTAAATCATGAGATACTTTATCATTTACAG GATGTGTTCAACCTGCTTCCAAATCTCAACGTGAATGAGTTAATCAAGGCATTTGCAG TTAAAACAAACGATATGATGTTGGTAAtatatctttcttctctcaTCCGAAGTGTCATCGCACTCCACAACTTGATCAATAATAAG ATGTTAAACAAAGAACATGAGAAAGCTGAGGATGCAAAGCCTGCCACAGTCCCTCCTGCTAGTGGAAACTGA
- the LOC115953855 gene encoding putative tRNA (cytidine(32)/guanosine(34)-2'-O)-methyltransferase — MGKASRDKRDIYYRKAKEEGWRARSAFKLLQIDEEFNIFEGVKRVVDLCAAPGSWSQVLSRRLYLPAKLSPDSRESDLPLIVAIDLQPMAPIEGVIQVQGDITNARTAEVVIRHFEGCKADLVVCDGAPDVTGLHDMDEFVQSQLILAGLTIVTHVLREGGKFIAKIFRGKDTSLLYCQLKLFFPLVTFAKPKSSRNSSIEAFAVCENYSPPEGFNPKDLYRLLEKVGSPSGGEDLDCSSGWLEGPNKVYIPFLACGDLSGYDSDRSYPLPKVADGTYKSLDPVQPPIAPPYKRALELKKASSHGIQELEKLSLDS, encoded by the exons ATGGGCAAAGCTTCAAGAGATAAGAGG GATATATACTACagaaaagcaaaagaagaaggTTGGCGTGCTCGAAGTGCCTTTAAGCTCCTTCAAATAGATGAGGAATTCAACATATTTGAAG GAGTGAAGCGTGTGGTAGATTTATGTGCTGCCCCTGGTAGCTGGAGTCAG GTTTTGAGTCGGAGATTGTATCTGCCAGCAAAGCTTTCTCCCGACTCAAG GGAGAGTGATCTTCCTCTGATTGTAGCCATTGATTTGCAGCCCATGGCTCCAATTGAAGGTGTTATCCAGGTGCAAGGTGATATAACAAATGCTCGAACAGCTGAAGTG GTTATTAGACATTTTGAGGGTTGCAAAGCTGACCTGGTTGTTTGTGATGGTGCTCCTGATG TAACTGGTCTTCATGACATGGATGAATTTGTTCAGTCCCAGCTTATACTAGCG GGTTTAACAATTGTTACTCATGTACTTAGAGAAGGTGGAAAgtttattgcaaaaatatttCGCGGGAAAGATACAAGTCTTCTTTACTGTCAG ctgaaattatttttccctCTTGTGACTTTTGCAAAACCAAAAAGCAGCCGTAATTCCAGTATAG AGGCCTTTGCAGTTTGCGAGAATTATTCCCCTCCTGAAGGATTTAATCCAAAAGATCTATATCGCTTGCTAGAAAAGGTGGGGAGTCCATCTGGAGGAGAAGATCTAG ATTGCAGTAGTGGATGGTTGGAAGGGCCAAATAAGGTGTATATCCCATTTCTAGCTTGCGGGGACCTCTCTGGGTATGATTCTGACCGGTCGTATCCGTTACCAAAAGTTGCTGATGGAACTTACAAGAGCTTGGATCCTGTACAGCCCCCTATTGCCCCTCCTTATAAGAGAGCTCTTGAATTGAAGAAAGCGTCCAGTCATGGAATCCAAGAACTTGAAAAGCTCTCCTTGGATTCTTGA